The DNA region CTTCCTGCGGGAGCGGACCCATCGGAGGTTCTGGCGTTTGATACAGGGCCGGGGAATATGGTGATCGACGCGGTTGTCCACGCGCTTACGGGTGGGCGCCTGTCCTATGATGAGGGTGGAAAGTGGGCTGCTCAGGGGAAGCCGGATGAAGCGCTTTTAGAGGAGATGATGTCCCACGCCTATTTCCAGGCGCCGCCGCCCAAATCAACGGGCAGGGAGCTCTTCGGCCAGCCGTATGCGGCTTCCTTTCTTAAGGCAGCAAGAACGCGCGGCCTTTCGGATGAAGACATCGTTGCGACGGCCACGGCCTTCACGGCGGTTTCTATCGCGGACAGTTATGAGCGGTATGTTTTTCCGCGGGTTCCTATCGCTGAGGTGATTGTCACGGGCGGGGGAGCCCATAACCGGACGCTGCTTCATATGCTAAGCCAACGGCTGCCAGGACAACAGGTAATGACCTCCGCCGAGCTTGGATGGAATGACGATGCGAAGGAAGCGGTCATTTTTGCCCTGTTGGGCAATGATTTCGTGCACGGCGTGCCGAACAATCTGCCGGCAGCGACGGGAGCGCAGCGCCCGACGGTGATGGGGAAGCTTGCACTGCCGTAGAAGAAAGGCTGGGCTGGTTAGGCCCGGCGTTTGGTTTCAGCATCCCTGCGAAGGGATGCTTTTTTTGTCGAACGGGACGTTCCCCGTTAGAAATTGCTCGTTCTATCGGGTCATCAGTCATCTAAGGCATGATACGCGCACCGCGCACCGTGCACCATGCACCGCGCACCATGCACCGCGCACCGCTCTCCGCGAACCATGCATCGCCCACCGCGCAGCGGGTCCGTGGCTACGCACCATACACCGTGCACCAAACACCATACACATACCCGTGCACCATGCATCCTAAGGAGATGTGCATCCGGTTGTCCCAATAGAGGTTATCCTTCAACTTCTCAATGCGGTATGATGGTTAGGAAGCGACAAAATACAGATCGATGATGGAAACCAAAGGAGAAACGAAAGGAGAAACGAAGATGAAAGAGAGCTTTGATCCAACCCTTATTGATCGGTTGGAAAGTCCGGAACGTAAGCGGGAGCTTCCGGCACCCGTGCTGCTGGAGAAGCTCCAGGTGAACGGTGAGGTGGAAGTGCTTGATATTGGGGCGGGAACCGGCTATTTTTCCATACCGGCTGCAAGCATGACTGTTGGAACCGTATTTGCCGTAGACTTGGAGCCGGCGATGCTAGAATTAATGGAGAAACGGGCAGAAGAAGAGGGCTTGACCAATGTGCGAGTAGTGAAGGGACAGCTGGAGCAGCTGCCGTTCGAGGATGAGGCAGTCGACCGGATCATCGCATCGCTGGTCCTGCATATTACGGATGATCTGGAAGCTTCCGTCCGTGAAATCGCGAGAGTTCTCAGACCGGGTGGACGGTGCTTATGCCTGGAATGGCAGGAGGACCCGATGGAGCAGCGGGTTCCCCGTCCGAACCGTGTCGACCCCCAAGTGATGCAAAACCTGCTTGAGCAGGCCGGGTTGCAGGTGGAAGGACTCGAGTATCCGACAGAGCGCCACTATCTGATTTTGGCGAGGAAATAATAGTGTCTACGAATAGTTTGTGAATCGCCACAGCATCCGCGAGGGCTTCGCTTCCCGAAGCCTAGAATGTGCCGCCTATTTGGGTATAATACCTTTACTGCCGGATTTTTGGCGTAAAGGTTTTTCTTTTTTTATTGGCCAAACGAGATGATGTGTGCGCTATTTTTACGTGTCCATGATCCGGTTGTCTCACACCATCCTTTTCGGGGCAGTGATCCTCCGTAGCTGCTCGTTACGCTGTGACGATCCAAGCATGGGGTTGATCAATCAAATCGTGACTGGAAGATTCCGGTTATACAAAAGGATTGAGGTTTACGTTCTGCAAGGAGTAGAATAAAGTTATGTAAGGAATGATCGCTTTTTGTAGAAGCATGCATTTAGCGAATCATGATCCGAAGGAAAGACGGATACACTTTACGAGAATCAGCCTTATTGGTTGAGGGGGGAAGCCTGAATTTCTGACCTCGGCCAGCTAAGGCTTTTTACTATGTAACGGCTGAAGCCATACACACAGCATACAGCATAAGGAGTGGAATGATTGATTATCCTGAAGACACCTGAACAGATTGAGAAGATGAAAAAGGCAGGGGAGATTTTGGCGGATTGCCACCGGCATATCGCTACCATGATCAAGCCGGGCGTGACTACGATGGAGATTGATCAATTCGTGGAGGGATTCCTTGCCGAGCGCGGCGCGCATCCGGAGCAGAAGGGATACCACGGGTATCCGTTTGCCACCTGTGCCTCCGTTAATGACGTCATCTGTCATGGGTTCCCCAACAATGAACCTCTCAAAGACGGGGATATCGTCACCATTGACATGGTGGTAAAGCTCGACGGATGGCTCGCGGATTCCGCCTGGTCCTATCCGGTCGGGAATATTTCGGAGGAGGCGCAGCATCTGCTGGACGTGACCAAAAAATCGCTGTATCTCGGAATCGAGCAGGCGGTCATTGGCAATCGGATCGGCGATATCTCGCATGCGATCCAGTCCTATGCCGAATCCGAGAACCTGTCGGTGGTACGGCATTTCGTAGGGCATGCCATCGGCGAGAACATGCATGAGGAGCCGCAGGTGCCGCATTACGGACCCCCACATCGCGGAACGCGATTGAAGGAGGGCATGGTCATCACCATCGAGCCGATGCTGAACATCGGGACGTATAAGTGCAAGATCGACGCCGACGGCTGGACGGCCAGAACGATGGACGGCAAGTGGTCTGCGCAATATGAGCATACGCTGGCGATTACCAAGGACGGCCCTGTTATTCTCACCGAGCAGTAAGGGGAGGAGCCGGGCACGTAAAGGCGCAACGCTTGAAGCCATGAAATTGCCTCTATGAACAAGCTAACGGATAGCAGGGGCGTGCTCAGCCCCGGTTACTGCAACATGGAGACACCCGCAAAAGGCAGGCATCAACGGAGCATGCAGAATCCCTCTGAAGAAGCGGAGCGTGCCCCTTTATTCCCGGATTTCGACATTGGAGATTCAAGTTCAAGGAAATCCGGGAATAACAGGGATCGGAAGGGGGATCCGCATGCGGAGTGCTGAATTACCCGGGGGCCAGCGTATCGAAAGAGTGATCCGCATGCGGAGTGCTGCATAAGCCCAAGAGAAGCTTAACGAAGTCAGTTCCGCAAGCAATGTCGTTGCATCATGCATCACAGCACTCGCCAAGGATAGACGGAAATCGCAGTTTTTTTTATAATAGAGTAATCATTTCACAAGCGAAGGGAACATGAACCATGACGATACGTAAAGCATTGACGGTAGCTGGCTCGGATACAAGCGGCGGAGCCGGTATCCAAGCGGACCTTAAGACGTTTCAGGAATTTGACGTGTACGGCATGACGGCACTGACGACGATCGTATGCATGGAGCCGGCAACCTGGGATCACCAGGTCTTCCCGGTTGAGCTTGGCATCGTGGAGACCCAGCTGAAGACCGTGCTCGAAGGCATCGGCATCGATGCGATGAAGACGGGCATGCTCGGCTCGGTTGAAATTATCGAACTCGTTGCGAAGTATATTGACAAGTATGATCTCAAGCGCATCGTGATCGATCCGGTGATGGTGTGCAAGGGCACGGATGAAGTGCTGCAGCCGGAAAATACGGAGGCTATGCTGGAGTTTCTGCTGCCGCGTGCGGACGTGGTAACCCCGAATCTGTTCGAGGCTTCCCAGCTTGCCAAATCCGGGCCGATTACGACCTTGGAGCAAATGCAGGAAGCAGCGGCGGTCATTCACGGGCGCGGTGCAAAGCATGTCCTGATTAAGGACCGCGGCAAGATCCGCGAGGGGAAAGCCATGGACCTGCTCTATGACGGTAAGACCTTCGAATGGTTTGAAGCCGATGCGATCATGACCAAGTATACGCACGGTGCCGGTTGCACCTCGTCGGCTTCGATTACGGCAGGGCTCGCTAAGGGCCTTTCGGTGCGTGAATCCGTGCAGCAGGCCAAAGCGTTCATCACCCAAGCGATAAGCAACGGTTTCCCGCTTAATCAATTTGTGGGCCCGACCCGGCATTCCGCGCATCGCAGCACAGCAGCGAATTAAAGAAAACACAATTTCTTGCAAGCTTATGCATGCTGGATTCAACCAGCCTTCACCGACTGCAAGCGCACAGTCAAAAACCTTTCTTCCCCGGAAGAAAGGTTTTTTTGTTGTTATATGACGTCGATGCATATACTGGATAGGAGCAAAGGCTTGCACCATTTTTACACAAGCTGTGCAAAAGTATACAGCAGCCCGGGTCCTTTCCCGTATCATTATGTGCTATAATTTATTCAGATCAAAAAGAGAAGCAGGAAAAAATGTATAGGGGTTGAGACATGTTTCAGGACATTTTGGAATTTTTGAGGAGTTTTGGTCCTTTAGGGTTGTTTATTCATTCATTTGCGGATGCCGTGATTTTTCCGATTCCCGCCTTTTTTCTGCAGGTTTCGTTGAGCATTGTTCACCCGAAGGATGCGCTGTGGCTAGCGACTTACGGCTTTATCGGATGTCTGCTGGGAACACCGCTGGGGTATGCGATTGGAAAGCTGCTAGGGAAGTCGGTATTATATAAAATTTTGAAAAAACAGTGGATCGACGCGGCAACCAATCTGTTTCAAAAAAACGGCGAGGCTGCGATATTAATCGGTTCGTTTACGCCGATCCCGTTTAAGGTATTTACCATTTTGTCCGGATGTCTGAACTTCCCGCTCTGGAGACTGATGGCCTACGCGGCCTTGGGTAGAGCGACTAAGTTTTATGTCGTGGGGATTCTGTTCTACCTTTACGGCAATGCAGCCGAAGGAATGGTGAAGGATGTATCCCTGTACATCGCCCTGATCGCAGTTCCTTTAATATTGATTGGCCTTTATTTCAAACGAAGACACAAGCGCAAAAAAATGCTGCAGCAACAGCAGGCGGAGGCGGTTCCAAGTGCAAAGCCGGTGGAAAAGCCGGTTCTGGAGCAAGTAACGGACCAATCGCCGTCTGCGTAGCGCTTGATCATGCAGATATACAAAGAGCAGCCGGGGAGAAACCCGGCTGCTCTTTGTGTCTAAAGCAGAGATGCTGAAGCTTTTAAGCCAATGGCTGAGGACTGCAGGCGAAGCCTGCGGTCTAGCCGATGCGGAAAATTTTGCTGATGCCTTTGGTGGTAACCGGTGCGTAGGTCGGGGTTGGCGATGAGGACAGCGGAGAAACCGTGTCCATCGTTAGATACCCGTGCAGCGGCCCCCGGTAGACTTCCGTCAGCTGCGGAGAGTTGGAGAAGTCCTCAGGCGTTACCAAGTGACATGGCTTGTTCACCGGCCGAAGACCGGCCTGTTCGAAGACCTTCGCGACAAAGTGGGAGCAGAAATACGCATCGTCGCGGTCGATATGGAGCCGAAATAAAATGCCTAGCAGTCCAAGCAGATTATATTTATACCGATCCTGGTTTCGCATCATTTCTTTGACAAGATTGTACATCCTCTGGTAATCCTCATGACTGACACGGCAGCGGTAGACGGCACACGCAGAGGAATAGAAGAAGGGGTCGCGGAGGTTTTCACGAACGAGGCCGCCGTTGAAGGGGTTGTTCGCTTTCTTCCGCCCGAAGCTGTACACTTCGCGTAATTCGGAGTCAAACGCGATGGATGCATGATTTAGCGGGGCTTTCGTGAAATATTGGATCATTCGGCTAAACCAGGTGCCCGTGCCTGTAAGCACAATCCAAATATCTTGTTCCGTGTACATACTTAAATAACTCCTTTGTTAACGTTCCTAACGAATCACACCAAATGAAGTGACTTGCTTTCTTTCACAATAAACGAAAAGACAAAGCTCTTCAAGTCAAAAATAACCAATTTCTCTCAATTTCGCTAGATTAGCGTTGGAATTGCCACCATTTATTAGGAATCCCTCTAAACAATATATTCGCCCCATGTCCAAATTATCCTTTTCTTTGGGCAATATAAAATTATCCGGGGGCCACATGCAGCAATTGGCACCGATGCTACGATTAAGTCTTGCTACCGTTCTAGCAATCCACTACATTATAAAAAGATAAGAAAAACGTCTATCGACGTACATTCAAAGAAGAAGACAGACCGCGTTTAGCGGTAGTTTCTCTTGCGATATCAGGAAGCTGACGCCGCGAAGTTTATACTGTCTGATATCTAAAGAAAGGAGCGTTTAGCCATGAGTAATGGAAGGATGGAGCTGTTAAAGGAGCCGAAGCAGCGCAAGCTCCTGTTCAGTGCCGGCATCAGCTGGATGTTTGACGCCATGGATGTGGGGATGATCTCGTTTGTTGTCGCCGCACTCGCCGCAGAATGGTCACTGAGCTCACAGCAGGTCGGGATTTTGACAAGCACGACGTCGATCGGCATGGTATTCGGTGCAGCCATGGCCGGTTTCTTGGCGGATAAGTACGGACGTAAAAATATTTTGCTGTGGACGCTGCTGATTTTCTCAATTGCAAGCGGCCTTTCGGCACTGGCCACCGGCTTTATCATGCTGTGCCTGCTGCGCTTTATCGCGGGATTTGGCCTTGGCGGAGAGCTTCCGGTAGCCTCCACCCTCGTCTCGGAGAGCATGCCGGTCCGGGAGCGGGGAAGAGCGGTTGTGCTGCTTGAGAGCTTCTGGGCTGCAGGGTGGATCTTATCCGCATTGATAGCGTATTTCGTCATTCCGGACTATGGATGGCGAATGGCCTTTGTCATCGGGGCCCTGCCGGCTATTTACGCGCTGTACCTTCGCCGCGCCATCGAGGATTCGCCGCGGTATATGCGGCAGAAGAGTGCTCGGAAGCTGTCGTTTGGAGAGCGCGTGGCCTCGGTATGGTCGACCGAGCATCGGCGCACGAGCATCATGCTGTGGGTGCTGTGGTTTACGGTGGTATTTTCCTATTACGGCATGTTCCTGTGGCTTCCGACGGTCATGGTGGATAAGGGCTTCAGTCTGGTCAAAAGCTTCCAGTACGTGCTGATCATGACGCTGGCTCAATTGCCGGGCTATTTTACGGCCGCTTACTTTATCGAAAGGTTCGGCCGGAAATTCGTGCTGGTCACCTATTTGGTCCTTACGGCCGTCAGCGCGATCTGGTTCGGTTACGCGAATACCGAGGCTTCGCTTCTGGCTGCGGGCATCAGCCTGTCCTTCTTTAATCTGGGAGCTTGGGGCGGATTGTACGCGTACAGTCCGGAGCTCTACCCGACGAAGGTTCGTTCGACCGGTGTAGGGCTGGCGACCTCCTTCGGCCGGATCGGCGGCGTCATCGCACCGCTGCTCGTAGGCGTTCTGAAGCAGCAGGGAACCCGGATCGAAGTGATTTTTGTCATGTTCTTCGTGACGATCCTGATCGGGGCGCTGGGGGTGCTCCTGTTGGGGAAAGAGACCAAGGGGCTGGAGCTGGCGGATGAGTAAGAGCAGGGACTCTGGGATCGTTCACTAGCTAATATGCGGTAATAACGGTTGTTGGCTATAAGAAGAGAACAAGGGGCACTCCGATCAGGTCTGAAGACCTTCGGAATGCCCCTTGATTCGTTTGTGGCGCATGGAAGAAACTGTGGGCTTGGCTATAACCTATAACCTGCAGTCATACTTCCATTATGGACGGCATAATATATGGGCTTCGTCCCAGCTCCCGCTTGAAATAACGGTTAAGGGCCGTATTCGTCATCTGCTCCCAGACCGCACGGTTATATTCACGCTGTTCCCCGGCTTTGTTCAGCTGCTTGCGGAGCATGGCTTCGGCACGGCGGAGCAGCGGCTTGGAATCCTGCATGTACACAAATCCGCGGGTAATCAGCTCCGGGCCGGACAGAAGCTTCCGTGTTTCCGGGTTAATGGTGATCGCAACGATCACAACCCCGTCATGGGCCAGCTGCACCCGTTCCTCGAGCAGCTCCTTCTCATGCTTGCGCAGCTCGCCATTATTAATGTAAATATCCCCCGAAGGTATATTGCGCCCTTTCTTTGCATGATTGCGGTAGATCGACAGCGTATTGCCGATATTCAGCAAGTAAACGCTGCTGTCCGGAACCCCAACCTGAGTGGCGAGATGCCGGTGATTCAGCAGCATCCGGTACTCTCCGTGGATCGGCACGAAATATTTAGGCCGCAGGCTGCTGATCATCAGCTTCAGATCCTCCCGGCAGCCGTGCCCGGATGTATGAATGTCGAGAATCGAACCGTATTTAACCTCAGCGCCGGCACGCATCAACAGATCGATGCTGCGGTTCACGTTCTGGGTATTCCCCGGAATCGGCGAGGACGAGAAGATGACCGTATCGTCCGGATGAATTTGAATGGACCGGTGCGCCCCGGAAGCGATGCGCGTAAGAGCCGCATTGGGTTCGCCTTGGCTTCCGGTGCAGATAATCAGCACCTGGTCGTCACGGTAACGGTTGACTGCCTTGACGTCAATCAGCATGCCTTCAGGCATGCGAATATAACCGAGCTCCTGCCCGATGACGAATACCTTCTCCATGCTGCGTCCGACGATGGCGATTTTCCGTTTGGTTCGGATCGCGGCCTCCACGACCTGCTGCAGCCGGTGAACGTTGGATGCAAATGTGGCAAACAGGATCCGACCGGGACATTCCTGGAACAGGCGAAGAATGGAGTCGCCTACCGTACGCTCCGAAGGCGTAAAGCCGTCGCGCTCGCTGTTGGTGCTGTCGGCCATCAGTGCGAGTACGCCGCGGGCGCCAAGCTTCAATATTTTATGAAGATCGGCAGGCTTATCCTCCGGCGTGAAATCGAATTTGAAATCTCCGGTATGTACGACGGGACCGTATGGCGTTTCGACAACGATTCCGAAAGCGTCCGGGATGCTGTGGGTTGTCCGAAAGAAATGAACGGACAGATGCTTGAACGAGATGGTCTCGTCCTCATGGAACAGACGCAGATCGCTCTGATCCAGCAGGCGATGCTCTTCGAGCTTGGCACGGACCAATCCGATGGTCAGCGCGCCTCCGAATATCGGCATTTGAATTTGACGAAGCACATAAGGGATCGCTCCGATATGGTCCTCATGGCCATGCGTAAGGAACAGACCCTTAATTTTATGCTTGTTTTCAATTAAATAACGGATATCCGGAATAATGTAGTCGACACCGCTCATTTCGGCATCGGGAAATTTCAGGCCGGCATCGATCAGGATGATTTCATTCTTGAACTCGACGCCATACATGTTTTTGCCGATTTCCCCAAGCCCTCCTAGCGCGAATAGTCGAACGGGCGGTGCGGTAGGCCTCGGCTTCTTGGCAGGCTTGGCATTTTGAATTTGATCGTTTAGCAGGGGTTTAGACATAATGTGAAAGAATCCTCTCTATGGTAATTAAGGCATAAGCCTGGAATGTTAATTTTCTTCTCTACTTAAGATATCAGAAAGTTCAAGCTTCGTGAAACGGTTTTCTAAAATCATGTTAATTTTGACGAGTACAGTCACCTATTTTTGTTCCCCTCTATATGCTGAAGAAAGGGGAGGGACTGGTAATGAGCTTACGGACAACACTGCTGGATACGGATGCCTTGTTACATCTGCAGGAGGACTGGCAGCTTGAAGCCGCTGACAGCCTGATGGCGAAAATGACGGATAAGACCGCCAAATTCCCTTGTATTCCCGCCGTTCAAGGCCATGCGCTAAAGCATTTCAGATACGGGTTTATCAATCTTAGCCGGTGTTCCGTCGAGGAAGCCTCCGGTGAATTAGCTTCACTGCTTCATGAGTATGGGCTCCATTCAAGAGAATACGGCAACTATACATCGCTTGTGGTTATGATCCATGCCGGAAAGGCCGAGGATGGCCGCGAGGGCGTCGAA from Paenibacillus ihbetae includes:
- a CDS encoding anhydro-N-acetylmuramic acid kinase, whose translation is MILAPRKQGEPAVVIGLMSGTSLDGIDAAIVRIHGSGLTASAELLHYYSRSYEPELRRRLQELCGTEHSSSPAVCSMNAYLGYRFGEAVLEAIADAGMRMEDVDLISSHGQTIWHLPVAEPDDPYSTPSTLQIGDISVIAKHTGLPVVGDFRPADMAVGGQGAPFAPYGDLILFRHPERGRLLQNVGGIGNCTALPAGADPSEVLAFDTGPGNMVIDAVVHALTGGRLSYDEGGKWAAQGKPDEALLEEMMSHAYFQAPPPKSTGRELFGQPYAASFLKAARTRGLSDEDIVATATAFTAVSIADSYERYVFPRVPIAEVIVTGGGAHNRTLLHMLSQRLPGQQVMTSAELGWNDDAKEAVIFALLGNDFVHGVPNNLPAATGAQRPTVMGKLALP
- a CDS encoding class I SAM-dependent methyltransferase — its product is MKESFDPTLIDRLESPERKRELPAPVLLEKLQVNGEVEVLDIGAGTGYFSIPAASMTVGTVFAVDLEPAMLELMEKRAEEEGLTNVRVVKGQLEQLPFEDEAVDRIIASLVLHITDDLEASVREIARVLRPGGRCLCLEWQEDPMEQRVPRPNRVDPQVMQNLLEQAGLQVEGLEYPTERHYLILARK
- the map gene encoding type I methionyl aminopeptidase, producing the protein MIILKTPEQIEKMKKAGEILADCHRHIATMIKPGVTTMEIDQFVEGFLAERGAHPEQKGYHGYPFATCASVNDVICHGFPNNEPLKDGDIVTIDMVVKLDGWLADSAWSYPVGNISEEAQHLLDVTKKSLYLGIEQAVIGNRIGDISHAIQSYAESENLSVVRHFVGHAIGENMHEEPQVPHYGPPHRGTRLKEGMVITIEPMLNIGTYKCKIDADGWTARTMDGKWSAQYEHTLAITKDGPVILTEQ
- the pdxK gene encoding pyridoxine/pyridoxal/pyridoxamine kinase is translated as MTIRKALTVAGSDTSGGAGIQADLKTFQEFDVYGMTALTTIVCMEPATWDHQVFPVELGIVETQLKTVLEGIGIDAMKTGMLGSVEIIELVAKYIDKYDLKRIVIDPVMVCKGTDEVLQPENTEAMLEFLLPRADVVTPNLFEASQLAKSGPITTLEQMQEAAAVIHGRGAKHVLIKDRGKIREGKAMDLLYDGKTFEWFEADAIMTKYTHGAGCTSSASITAGLAKGLSVRESVQQAKAFITQAISNGFPLNQFVGPTRHSAHRSTAAN
- a CDS encoding YqaA family protein codes for the protein MFQDILEFLRSFGPLGLFIHSFADAVIFPIPAFFLQVSLSIVHPKDALWLATYGFIGCLLGTPLGYAIGKLLGKSVLYKILKKQWIDAATNLFQKNGEAAILIGSFTPIPFKVFTILSGCLNFPLWRLMAYAALGRATKFYVVGILFYLYGNAAEGMVKDVSLYIALIAVPLILIGLYFKRRHKRKKMLQQQQAEAVPSAKPVEKPVLEQVTDQSPSA
- a CDS encoding MFS transporter; translation: MSNGRMELLKEPKQRKLLFSAGISWMFDAMDVGMISFVVAALAAEWSLSSQQVGILTSTTSIGMVFGAAMAGFLADKYGRKNILLWTLLIFSIASGLSALATGFIMLCLLRFIAGFGLGGELPVASTLVSESMPVRERGRAVVLLESFWAAGWILSALIAYFVIPDYGWRMAFVIGALPAIYALYLRRAIEDSPRYMRQKSARKLSFGERVASVWSTEHRRTSIMLWVLWFTVVFSYYGMFLWLPTVMVDKGFSLVKSFQYVLIMTLAQLPGYFTAAYFIERFGRKFVLVTYLVLTAVSAIWFGYANTEASLLAAGISLSFFNLGAWGGLYAYSPELYPTKVRSTGVGLATSFGRIGGVIAPLLVGVLKQQGTRIEVIFVMFFVTILIGALGVLLLGKETKGLELADE
- the rnjA gene encoding ribonuclease J1, yielding MSKPLLNDQIQNAKPAKKPRPTAPPVRLFALGGLGEIGKNMYGVEFKNEIILIDAGLKFPDAEMSGVDYIIPDIRYLIENKHKIKGLFLTHGHEDHIGAIPYVLRQIQMPIFGGALTIGLVRAKLEEHRLLDQSDLRLFHEDETISFKHLSVHFFRTTHSIPDAFGIVVETPYGPVVHTGDFKFDFTPEDKPADLHKILKLGARGVLALMADSTNSERDGFTPSERTVGDSILRLFQECPGRILFATFASNVHRLQQVVEAAIRTKRKIAIVGRSMEKVFVIGQELGYIRMPEGMLIDVKAVNRYRDDQVLIICTGSQGEPNAALTRIASGAHRSIQIHPDDTVIFSSSPIPGNTQNVNRSIDLLMRAGAEVKYGSILDIHTSGHGCREDLKLMISSLRPKYFVPIHGEYRMLLNHRHLATQVGVPDSSVYLLNIGNTLSIYRNHAKKGRNIPSGDIYINNGELRKHEKELLEERVQLAHDGVVIVAITINPETRKLLSGPELITRGFVYMQDSKPLLRRAEAMLRKQLNKAGEQREYNRAVWEQMTNTALNRYFKRELGRSPYIMPSIMEV